Below is a window of Nocardioides sp. S-1144 DNA.
ACCATCCGGGCCAGCTCGTCGACGGCGACGTCGCGGCCCTCGCCGACGGGGGCGCGGACCAGGGCGTGGCGCACGGTCTCGACGCAGAGGGCGACGACGCGGCGGACGTCGGCGTCGGGGGCGTCGGTGCCGGCGGCGCGGACGGCGTCGGTGAACAGGTCGAGCACCTGCTCGCGCACCTGGTGGGCCGGGGAGTCGCCCCGCTCGGGCGGCAGCTCCTCGGTGAGCCGGTAGTAGCCGGGGTGGGAGAGCTGGAGGGCGGCGGCCTGCCCGACGAGGGTGGTGACGACGGCGTCGAGGTCGGCGCCGGGTCCGATGCCCGCGACCGTGGTGGCGTAGGGCGGCATCAGGTCGGCGAGGTAGCGGCGGGCCAGGGCGTCGGTGATCGCGGCCTTGTCGGGGAAGAAGCGGTAGAGCGCGCCGACGCTCAGCCCGGCGCGGGCCGCGATGCCGCGCGTGCCGGCGCCCGCGAGCCCCAGCTCACCGATCTCAGCCTCCGCCGCGTCGAGGATCCGCTCGACGGTGGCGCGGGAACGGTGCTGCTGGGGCGCGCGGGCGCTGGTCACGGCGGGCGTCAGCCGACGGTGATCGAGCCGTCGGGCTGGCGGGCGCAGGTCAGGTCGCCGGCGGCGGTGCCCCACGCGTCGGCGAGGCACTGGCCGAGCACCTGGTGGCCGGCCGCGCTGGGGTGCCACGACTCCTGGCAGGTCTGGTAGTAGTCCTGGCAGGTGTTCGTGACCCGCTTGATGTCGAGCTTGTCGAACGGCCCGAAGCTCTCGACCTTGACGCCGGTCGGCCCGTCCATCACCCGCAGCGGCGTCGCCAGCGCGCTGCCCGGGCTGCCGGCCTGCTCGCACAGCCGGGCGCCGTCGAAGGCGTGCTGCACGTTGAGGTAGGTGAGGTCGAGGCCGGGGCGCTCGGCGCGCAGCGTGGCGGCCGCGCCGCCGACCATGGCACCGAGGCTCTGGCTGAACCGGTGGGCCGGGGCGAGGGTGGCGACGTCGGCGGGGCAGCCGGCGGCGTAGCGCTCGTCGACGAGGCGGCGGTACTTGTCGCGCTCGTCGTCGCGACCGTCCTCGGTGAGGTACTGCTCGGCGAAGGCCTCCGGCAGCGGGTTGGTGTAGTCCTGGAGCACGATGCGGTGCTGGCCGTCGGGGTCGATCTCGGCGAGGACGTCGACCACCTGGCGCAGCGCGGCGGTGGTGTCGGCCTGGGCGGCCGCGAACTGCGCCGGGCTGCCGAGGTCGGCGTCGGTGCACGGGTCCTCGTTGAGCTCGGTGCCGCTGATCCAGTTGATGAGGTCGATCCAGACCTCCCACCAGCCGGTGTAGCCGTCGCCGACGAAGCGGCCGGCGCACTCGGCGGCCACCGTGCCGAAGGTGAACTGGGCGTTGTTGGAGCCCAGTCCGATCAGCACCAGGTCGATGTCGCCGGTGGCCGCGACCTGCCGGAGCTGGTCGATCTGGCTGGCGACCGTCCGACCGCTCTCGCGGGCGCTCGACGGGTTCGCCATGTCCTGCGGCTGCGCGCCGCTGCAGGCGATGTTGACCCGCTGGGCGATGCCGGCGAGGTCGGCCACCGCGATGCTCGCGTTCGGCGAGCGGTGGCAGAAGTACGGGTTGGCGTTGGGCGCCGACCAGCCCGGGAAGCCCTGGCTGACGCCGGCCTGGTCGGTGACCGCGGCGTAGTCGCCGGCACCCTCGCCGCTGATGAAGGAGTCGCCCATGGCGACCGCGGTCGGCGGCAGGTCGGCGGCCGCGACCGCCCGCTCCTGCTCGACGCCACCCCGCTCCTGTTCCACGCCGCCCCGCTCCTGCTCGACGCCGCCGAGCTCCTGCTCGACCGGCGCGGCGCGCTCCTGCTCGACGGGACCGAGGGACGGGTCGGCCGCGCGGGCCTGGCCGGCGGCGCCGAGGGAGGCGAGGGCGAGCGCGGCCGTCGCGACGGCCGCCGTCCGCCTGATCGCTCGGCGCCCGCCCGCGGGGCGCCTGGTGGCTCGTGTGGACATGGTGGACCTCCCGAGAGACACGGCCCACGAACGCGAACCGTTGTTCGCATCCTTCGCCGACCGCCGGGGCTCGTCAAGGGCGGACGCCGGGAAGGTTCCTCCCGGCGCGGGCCCGGTCCGGGGGCGGGGCGCGCCGGTGCTGGTTGGATGGCGGGCATGCGCGCACTCCAGGTCGTCACCCTCACCGGACCCTCCGACCTCGTCGTCAACGACGTCCCCGAGCCGACGCCCGGACCCGCCGACGTCCTGGTCGAGGTGCACCGCGTCGGCGTCGCCTTCCCCGACCTGCTGCTCAGCCGGGGCGAGTACCAGATGAAGCCCGAGCCGCCCTTCTCCCTCGGCGTCGACGTCGCGGGCACGGTGGTCAGTGCTCCCGACGGGTCGGGCTTCGAGCCCGGCGAGCGGGTCGCGGCGGTCGGCGGTTGGGGCGGCGCGCAGGAGCGGGTCGCGATCCCCGCCGAGTTCACCTTCGCGCTGCCCGACGCCCTGTCCTACGACGAGGGCGCGGCGCTGCCGATGAACTACCTGACCGCCGAGTTCGCCCTCCACGAGCGCGGCGGGCTGCGCGCCGGTGAGACCGTGCTGGTCCACGGCGCGGCCGGCGGCCTCGGCACCGCGACGATCCAGGTCGCCAAGGGCATGGGCGCGCGGGTGATCGGCGTCGTCAGCAGCGAGGCGAAGCGGCAGACCGCGACCGACGCGGGAGCCG
It encodes the following:
- a CDS encoding TetR/AcrR family transcriptional regulator; amino-acid sequence: MTSARAPQQHRSRATVERILDAAEAEIGELGLAGAGTRGIAARAGLSVGALYRFFPDKAAITDALARRYLADLMPPYATTVAGIGPGADLDAVVTTLVGQAAALQLSHPGYYRLTEELPPERGDSPAHQVREQVLDLFTDAVRAAGTDAPDADVRRVVALCVETVRHALVRAPVGEGRDVAVDELARMVAAYLRARFGV
- a CDS encoding SGNH/GDSL hydrolase family protein produces the protein MSTRATRRPAGGRRAIRRTAAVATAALALASLGAAGQARAADPSLGPVEQERAAPVEQELGGVEQERGGVEQERGGVEQERAVAAADLPPTAVAMGDSFISGEGAGDYAAVTDQAGVSQGFPGWSAPNANPYFCHRSPNASIAVADLAGIAQRVNIACSGAQPQDMANPSSARESGRTVASQIDQLRQVAATGDIDLVLIGLGSNNAQFTFGTVAAECAGRFVGDGYTGWWEVWIDLINWISGTELNEDPCTDADLGSPAQFAAAQADTTAALRQVVDVLAEIDPDGQHRIVLQDYTNPLPEAFAEQYLTEDGRDDERDKYRRLVDERYAAGCPADVATLAPAHRFSQSLGAMVGGAAATLRAERPGLDLTYLNVQHAFDGARLCEQAGSPGSALATPLRVMDGPTGVKVESFGPFDKLDIKRVTNTCQDYYQTCQESWHPSAAGHQVLGQCLADAWGTAAGDLTCARQPDGSITVG
- a CDS encoding NADPH:quinone oxidoreductase family protein, with the translated sequence MRALQVVTLTGPSDLVVNDVPEPTPGPADVLVEVHRVGVAFPDLLLSRGEYQMKPEPPFSLGVDVAGTVVSAPDGSGFEPGERVAAVGGWGGAQERVAIPAEFTFALPDALSYDEGAALPMNYLTAEFALHERGGLRAGETVLVHGAAGGLGTATIQVAKGMGARVIGVVSSEAKRQTATDAGADEVVLLEGFKDAVKEATGGAGVDLVADIVGGPAFLDSLRCLRRQGRLIVLGFASGLGIPEVKVNRLLLTNTDVRGAAWGEFAMSTPGYMQEQWARLVPMIESGAVRPPVGRLYELEDFGQALVDMDERRALGKLVVRVRD